Proteins co-encoded in one Methanosarcinales archaeon Met12 genomic window:
- the psmB gene encoding archaeal proteasome endopeptidase complex subunit beta, producing the protein MADGNQYKGTTTVGLTCENGVVLASEKRATMGNFIASKDAKKIYQIDDRLSMATAGAIGDAQTLVRIISAETKLYKIRREEPMTVGAMATLLSNILFTRRYFPYLVHLIVGGIDKKGPGLYSLDALGGQIEEKKAVATGSGSPIAYGVLEDRYKENMPLRDGVTLAIRAVYAAIKRDSASGNGIEVVTITPEEYKTLDSTEISKIVDKL; encoded by the coding sequence ATGGCTGACGGTAATCAATACAAAGGCACTACTACAGTTGGATTAACCTGTGAGAACGGCGTTGTACTAGCAAGCGAAAAACGAGCTACAATGGGCAATTTTATCGCAAGCAAAGATGCCAAGAAGATATATCAAATCGACGACAGGCTGAGTATGGCCACGGCAGGTGCAATTGGTGATGCGCAGACCCTTGTAAGAATAATCTCAGCAGAGACAAAACTCTACAAAATACGAAGAGAGGAACCGATGACGGTCGGTGCGATGGCAACCTTGCTGTCCAACATTCTGTTCACTCGAAGGTATTTTCCATATCTAGTTCATCTGATCGTGGGCGGAATAGATAAAAAAGGCCCTGGTTTATATTCATTGGATGCACTGGGCGGACAGATCGAGGAGAAAAAAGCAGTCGCTACCGGTTCAGGATCGCCAATCGCATATGGCGTCCTGGAAGATAGATACAAAGAGAACATGCCACTGCGAGATGGAGTCACCCTTGCCATACGTGCAGTATACGCGGCCATCAAGAGGGATTCCGCTTCAGGTAACGGAATCGAAGTGGTAACTATTACGCCAGAAGAGTATAAAACATTAGATTCAACGGAGATCTCCAAAATAGTCGACAAATTATAG
- a CDS encoding beta-CASP ribonuclease aCPSF1, translated as MSVEEVLDELRTKTKNSLPAGVTISDLDFEGPMLVIYTEEPRKFADNGDIIRALAKELRKRVVVRPDPKVLVDPGDAIKSIEEIVPVEAGITDHYFEADTGEVVIEAQKPGLVIGRHGVTLREITKSIGWTPKVIRTPPIESSIVKNIRQYMRSECDDRKAILKQIGRKIHRDITYKDSWVRMTSLGGCREVGRSSFILSTPETRVLIDCGVNVGSVDNGTPYLYVPEASPISQFDAVVITHAHLDHAGLVPLLFKYGYEGPIYLTPPTIDLMSLLQLDYIEVAAREAKKAPYDSSMIRKWLKHTIALDYGDVTDIAPDVRLTFHNAGHILGSAIAHFHVGNGLYNVAFTGDFKYELTRLFDPAVNEFPRLETIVMEATYGGSQDGQPSRREAEQKLYSIIKQTIAKGGKVLIPAFAVGRSQEVMIVLEEAIRTGLIDKIPIYLDGMIWEATAIHTTYPEYLNNELRDLIFHKGLNPFISDCFIRVEPANRQKILEGEPGVVLATSGMLNGGPVMEYLRAFASDSKNTLVFVGYQGEGTLGRRIQKGWSEIPFSSDGKTETVKVNMRVETVDGFSGHSDRQQLMSYIRRMKPRPERILTNHGDEGKCIDLAGSIYTKYGIETRAPMNLETIRFI; from the coding sequence ATGTCAGTAGAAGAAGTTCTTGATGAGCTTAGAACAAAGACCAAAAATAGCCTACCTGCTGGTGTGACCATATCCGACCTTGATTTTGAAGGTCCAATGCTGGTGATATATACAGAGGAGCCGCGAAAATTCGCAGATAATGGTGACATAATTCGAGCACTCGCCAAGGAGCTACGTAAACGAGTCGTCGTGCGACCGGATCCCAAGGTACTTGTTGACCCAGGGGATGCTATCAAAAGTATCGAAGAAATCGTCCCGGTAGAAGCAGGGATTACCGACCACTACTTTGAGGCAGATACGGGTGAAGTCGTCATCGAGGCGCAAAAGCCAGGATTGGTAATAGGACGACATGGCGTCACACTTCGAGAAATTACGAAAAGCATTGGATGGACTCCCAAGGTAATCCGAACGCCACCAATAGAGTCCTCTATCGTGAAAAACATACGCCAGTACATGCGGTCTGAATGCGATGATAGAAAAGCCATTTTAAAACAAATCGGCAGAAAAATCCACCGTGATATAACTTACAAAGATTCGTGGGTGCGTATGACGAGTTTAGGTGGCTGTAGAGAGGTCGGAAGGAGCTCGTTCATATTATCAACGCCAGAGACGCGAGTGTTAATCGATTGTGGCGTCAACGTTGGGTCAGTGGATAATGGTACGCCATATTTATACGTGCCAGAGGCAAGCCCAATAAGCCAGTTCGATGCAGTAGTCATCACGCATGCCCATCTCGACCATGCAGGACTGGTGCCGCTATTATTCAAATATGGGTACGAAGGGCCAATATATCTAACCCCTCCTACTATAGACTTGATGTCTTTGCTACAGCTAGATTACATAGAGGTCGCCGCCAGAGAAGCGAAGAAAGCGCCATATGACTCATCTATGATACGAAAATGGTTAAAACACACCATTGCGCTGGATTATGGAGATGTGACGGACATAGCCCCTGATGTTAGATTGACGTTTCATAACGCCGGACATATACTTGGGTCTGCCATAGCACACTTCCATGTCGGAAATGGATTATACAATGTGGCGTTTACGGGCGACTTCAAATATGAATTGACCAGATTATTCGACCCAGCCGTTAACGAGTTTCCAAGACTGGAAACCATCGTGATGGAGGCAACTTACGGGGGGAGTCAAGATGGCCAACCATCCAGACGTGAAGCAGAACAAAAGCTGTATTCTATCATAAAGCAAACGATTGCCAAGGGCGGAAAAGTATTGATCCCGGCATTCGCTGTTGGGAGAAGTCAAGAGGTCATGATCGTACTGGAGGAGGCGATCAGAACAGGCCTCATCGATAAGATACCCATATACTTGGATGGCATGATCTGGGAGGCTACTGCCATTCATACAACATATCCCGAATATCTGAACAATGAACTTCGAGACCTTATTTTCCACAAAGGACTGAATCCATTCATCTCAGATTGTTTCATCCGAGTTGAGCCGGCGAATCGCCAGAAGATTCTCGAAGGAGAACCTGGAGTGGTGCTCGCAACATCTGGCATGTTGAACGGCGGACCTGTGATGGAGTATCTCAGGGCGTTTGCTTCGGACAGCAAAAACACGCTAGTATTCGTAGGTTACCAGGGGGAAGGGACCCTCGGACGACGTATCCAGAAAGGCTGGAGCGAAATTCCATTCTCGAGCGATGGCAAGACGGAGACGGTCAAGGTCAATATGCGAGTAGAGACCGTAGATGGATTTTCCGGTCACTCGGACAGGCAACAGTTGATGAGCTATATCAGGCGCATGAAGCCGCGACCGGAGCGGATTCTGACCAATCACGGCGATGAGGGCAAGTGCATAGACCTGGCAGGTTCGATATATACGAAATATGGAATAGAGACGAGAGCGCCGATGAACCTGGAGACGATACGGTTTATATGA
- a CDS encoding PIN domain-containing protein: MKHFIDTWGWIVLGNKRESRHTELYSSWKKQKSMSYTTDYVLDETFTLLFRQLSFKEAKRQLDVIDLAIKEGYLRLERITAERFEKAKILRIKFQDKPRVSFTDLTSMVVMAEIGITNILTQDDHFAQVGMGFQKIPQA; encoded by the coding sequence TTGAAACACTTCATTGACACATGGGGGTGGATTGTATTGGGAAATAAGCGTGAGTCAAGGCATACAGAGCTTTATTCGTCATGGAAAAAACAAAAGAGTATGAGCTACACGACAGATTATGTCCTGGACGAAACATTTACTCTTCTTTTTAGACAGTTATCCTTTAAGGAAGCTAAGAGACAGCTGGATGTAATAGACCTTGCTATCAAAGAAGGTTATCTACGTTTAGAGCGTATTACCGCAGAGCGATTTGAGAAAGCAAAAATCTTAAGAATAAAGTTTCAGGACAAGCCAAGAGTATCATTTACCGATTTGACCTCAATGGTGGTCATGGCTGAGATAGGAATCACCAATATTCTTACGCAAGATGACCATTTCGCTCAAGTAGGAATGGGATTTCAGAAAATTCCTCAGGCATGA
- a CDS encoding endonuclease III: MNKAQKIVDRLLEIYRYPIWEDDDPFRTLIKTVLSQHTNSKNTDIAFQNLFSRFKTIEEIANADIDELTDLIRPAGLHNIKARRIKDISKLIMTRYGGDINRVIQKGMDEARKELLDIDGIGPKTADCVLLFAGGYAVLPVDTHIFRVTKRLGLVPIHVDHEEVKKVLERQISPDKIGPAHIALISFGREFCRARTPRCGKCPLDDLCESKDSF, from the coding sequence ATGAATAAGGCACAAAAAATCGTAGACAGACTGCTTGAGATATATAGATATCCTATTTGGGAGGACGATGATCCGTTCCGCACGTTGATAAAGACGGTCCTGTCGCAACATACCAATTCTAAAAATACCGACATCGCATTTCAAAACCTGTTTTCCAGATTCAAGACGATAGAAGAAATTGCCAACGCGGACATCGATGAACTCACGGATTTGATAAGGCCTGCAGGATTGCACAATATAAAAGCCAGACGAATTAAGGACATATCAAAGTTGATCATGACGAGATATGGTGGGGATATAAATCGCGTGATTCAAAAGGGCATGGACGAAGCCCGAAAGGAACTTCTGGATATAGATGGAATAGGTCCTAAGACTGCGGACTGCGTACTTCTTTTTGCTGGAGGGTATGCTGTTCTGCCGGTGGATACGCACATATTCCGTGTGACAAAGCGGCTTGGACTTGTACCAATTCACGTCGACCACGAGGAAGTAAAGAAGGTCTTAGAACGTCAGATTTCTCCAGATAAAATCGGCCCAGCCCATATAGCACTGATATCCTTTGGCAGAGAATTTTGTAGAGCAAGGACTCCCAGATGTGGGAAATGTCCATTGGATGATTTGTGTGAGTCTAAGGATTCATTTTAA
- the thsA gene encoding thermosome subunit alpha, translated as MTGQLSGQPILILREGSQRTKGREAQSMNIMAAKTVANAVRTTLGPKGMDKMLVDSLGDVVITNDGVTILKEMDIEHPAAKMMVEIAKTQDDEVGDGTTTTVVLAGELLKRAEALLEQDIHPTIITSGYQMAAQKAVDILDNIAIPVSEDDEEMLRKVAATAMTGKGMALGKDIFPLLCVRAVTAVLEDGVADIDDIKVEKIVGGTVGDSELIEGMVIDKERVHPSMPKCVENAKILLSDAAIEYKKTSVDAEISITSPDQLQAFLNEEERMLKDMVDKIKDTGANVLFCQKGIDDLAQHYLAKHGILAARRVKKSDMEKLARATGGSIVTSLDDVEEGDLGSAGLVEEKKIAEEDMMFITGCENPKSVSLIIHGGSEHVVDEVERAVHDALRVVGVAMEDKKVVAGGASPEMEVALGLRRYAATVGGREQLAIEAFADTMDIIPRTLAENAGLDPIDALVSLRAQHEKGKKTAGLDVNTGDVIDMQKAGVIEPLRLKTHAVKSAAESATMILRIDDVIAASTPKGGRGAPDMPPGMGGMGDMEM; from the coding sequence ATGACAGGACAACTAAGTGGTCAACCAATATTGATTTTAAGAGAAGGTAGTCAGAGAACGAAGGGCAGGGAAGCCCAGAGCATGAATATTATGGCAGCGAAGACCGTTGCAAATGCCGTAAGAACTACTTTGGGTCCAAAGGGCATGGACAAGATGCTCGTGGATTCGTTGGGGGATGTCGTCATCACAAATGACGGCGTAACCATCCTGAAAGAGATGGATATCGAGCATCCAGCCGCAAAGATGATGGTGGAGATCGCAAAGACCCAAGACGACGAGGTCGGCGATGGTACCACTACTACTGTCGTTCTTGCAGGAGAACTGTTGAAGAGGGCAGAAGCTCTTTTAGAGCAAGATATCCACCCGACGATTATCACGTCAGGGTATCAAATGGCAGCCCAAAAAGCAGTAGATATTCTGGACAACATTGCGATACCAGTGTCTGAAGATGACGAAGAAATGCTTCGGAAAGTCGCAGCTACTGCGATGACGGGAAAGGGCATGGCATTAGGAAAGGATATATTCCCACTACTCTGCGTAAGAGCAGTCACGGCTGTTCTCGAAGACGGGGTAGCTGATATAGATGATATCAAAGTTGAGAAGATAGTGGGAGGGACCGTCGGAGATTCTGAGCTCATTGAAGGCATGGTAATCGACAAAGAGAGAGTTCACCCAAGCATGCCCAAGTGCGTCGAGAATGCAAAGATCTTGCTCTCTGATGCAGCTATTGAGTACAAAAAGACATCAGTTGATGCAGAGATATCTATAACCTCTCCAGATCAATTGCAAGCCTTCTTGAATGAAGAGGAGCGCATGCTGAAAGACATGGTAGACAAAATCAAAGATACTGGTGCAAATGTCTTATTCTGCCAGAAGGGCATCGATGACCTGGCGCAGCACTATCTCGCCAAGCATGGCATCTTGGCTGCACGACGTGTTAAGAAGTCCGATATGGAGAAATTGGCTCGTGCAACTGGCGGGTCCATAGTGACGAGCCTTGACGATGTCGAGGAGGGTGATCTTGGCAGCGCTGGATTGGTCGAGGAAAAGAAGATCGCAGAGGAAGATATGATGTTCATCACTGGGTGCGAGAATCCGAAATCGGTATCGTTGATCATACACGGCGGAAGCGAACACGTCGTCGATGAGGTCGAACGTGCTGTGCATGACGCGCTGCGTGTAGTAGGGGTTGCGATGGAAGATAAGAAAGTTGTGGCAGGAGGCGCATCTCCCGAGATGGAGGTCGCGCTTGGACTCAGGAGATACGCGGCCACGGTTGGTGGGCGTGAACAGTTAGCTATCGAAGCATTTGCGGATACGATGGACATCATTCCCAGGACGTTAGCTGAAAACGCAGGTCTTGACCCAATCGATGCGCTGGTCTCACTGCGTGCTCAACACGAAAAGGGCAAAAAGACTGCGGGGCTGGATGTGAACACCGGCGACGTCATCGACATGCAGAAAGCTGGCGTCATCGAGCCATTGAGACTCAAGACACATGCAGTTAAATCTGCAGCCGAATCTGCCACCATGATTCTGAGAATCGACGATGTGATTGCAGCCAGCACTCCGAAAGGCGGAAGAGGAGCTCCAGACATGCCACCAGGCATGGGCGGAATGGGCGACATGGAAATGTAA
- a CDS encoding tRNA(Ile)(2)-agmatinylcytidine synthase — protein sequence MFIGIDDTDSKMRMCTTYLAAVLVERLQNYGVIVDHPKLIRLNPNVRYKTRGNGAIAIQIHVNEGQESQIEDIVVGTVKEMAELDDPNTNPGIVFLDAEVPPEITEFSRRVIQDVVTIPEAMELAKRYGKVYSFKNGRGVIGALAAIGATLEEDFTYELIAYRQKGRYGTPRNIDKESVLKADQTTYPLTWDTVDVSNDIIVFAPSSSCPVLFGIRGDDINAIQNAFEIIKSEPLERHILFKTNHGTDAHLMHEKISSVKNERSYILSGVVVKQPHSIRGGHVFFTVAENGHNIDCAAYEPTKGFRDVVRRLCVGDEVVVYGALNFRRKYNCRNLKEITTPPDVPSDASHRCSICDIMKNRTINLEKIEIVSLADQFIKQNPVCTCGKRMKSAGRHQGYRCKKCGTAADKPEHISIKRDLEIGLYEVPPSARRHISKPLVRVRGKKVHPVR from the coding sequence ATGTTCATCGGAATTGATGATACGGACTCAAAAATGAGAATGTGCACCACTTATCTGGCGGCAGTGTTAGTGGAACGGTTGCAGAACTATGGAGTTATAGTCGACCATCCCAAATTGATCAGGCTTAATCCGAACGTCAGGTACAAGACAAGAGGAAACGGTGCAATCGCCATTCAAATTCATGTCAACGAAGGGCAGGAGTCTCAAATTGAGGATATCGTCGTCGGTACAGTAAAAGAAATGGCAGAACTTGATGACCCAAACACAAACCCAGGGATTGTATTTTTGGATGCGGAAGTTCCCCCTGAAATCACAGAATTCTCCAGACGTGTGATACAGGATGTCGTTACCATCCCAGAGGCGATGGAACTCGCTAAAAGATATGGTAAAGTATATAGTTTCAAAAATGGGCGGGGCGTCATCGGTGCACTGGCTGCCATCGGGGCAACACTCGAGGAAGATTTTACATACGAGCTGATAGCTTATCGTCAAAAAGGGCGATACGGCACTCCACGAAATATCGACAAAGAATCTGTATTAAAAGCAGATCAGACAACATATCCGTTGACATGGGATACGGTAGACGTTTCCAACGATATAATCGTATTCGCGCCGAGCTCGTCGTGTCCTGTATTATTTGGTATCAGGGGCGACGATATCAATGCAATCCAGAATGCATTTGAAATCATCAAATCAGAGCCATTGGAGCGCCACATCCTTTTCAAAACCAATCATGGCACTGATGCACACTTAATGCACGAAAAGATTTCCTCTGTAAAAAACGAGCGCTCATATATCCTAAGTGGTGTTGTGGTCAAACAGCCACATTCGATCCGGGGGGGACATGTCTTCTTCACCGTTGCAGAAAACGGTCACAATATCGACTGTGCAGCTTACGAGCCGACAAAGGGATTCAGAGATGTGGTGCGGAGATTATGCGTTGGTGACGAAGTGGTAGTTTATGGTGCGTTGAATTTCCGAAGGAAATACAACTGTCGAAATCTCAAAGAGATTACGACTCCACCAGATGTCCCATCTGATGCATCTCACAGATGTTCCATCTGTGACATCATGAAGAACCGGACCATCAACTTAGAGAAAATAGAAATCGTATCGCTCGCCGACCAGTTCATCAAGCAAAATCCAGTATGTACATGCGGGAAAAGAATGAAATCGGCTGGCAGGCATCAAGGATATAGGTGTAAAAAGTGCGGAACGGCTGCTGATAAACCAGAGCACATCTCGATAAAAAGAGATCTTGAGATAGGGCTATATGAAGTACCTCCATCTGCAAGACGACATATTTCAAAGCCGCTGGTTCGGGTGAGGGGCAAAAAAGTTCACCCAGTCCGATAG
- the pdxS gene encoding pyridoxal 5'-phosphate synthase lyase subunit PdxS, translating to MKLEELRHGTELLKRGFAKMQKGGVIMDVTSKEQAVIAEKAGAVAVMALHAVPADIRKVGGVARMADPLVITEIMDAVTIPVMAKVRIGHFVEAEILEALGVDMADESEVLTPADEKYHIDKRKFIIPFVCGARDLGEALRRIDEGAAMIRTKGEAGTGDVKEAVRHMRAIMGTIRELKGKSDEELQRVAREIEAPFELVKETMKMQRLPVVNFAAGGIATPADAALMMKLGADGVFVGSGIFKAECQEKMARAIVDAVSNYDRPEVLAEISKGLGSAMKGIDTHTLPEGEVLQTRGW from the coding sequence ATGAAATTAGAGGAACTACGACATGGCACTGAGTTGCTCAAGCGCGGTTTTGCCAAAATGCAAAAAGGCGGCGTCATCATGGATGTCACCAGTAAAGAGCAGGCAGTGATAGCGGAAAAGGCTGGCGCCGTAGCCGTGATGGCTCTCCATGCCGTACCGGCAGATATTCGAAAAGTCGGCGGAGTGGCAAGGATGGCGGACCCACTTGTCATAACGGAGATAATGGATGCGGTCACGATTCCAGTGATGGCAAAGGTGCGGATAGGACACTTTGTCGAGGCGGAGATACTCGAGGCGCTGGGCGTCGATATGGCCGATGAATCAGAGGTATTGACGCCTGCTGACGAAAAATATCACATCGACAAGAGAAAGTTCATAATCCCATTCGTATGTGGTGCACGGGACCTTGGGGAAGCCCTGCGTCGCATCGACGAAGGGGCGGCGATGATACGAACAAAGGGCGAGGCAGGAACTGGCGACGTTAAAGAGGCGGTTAGACACATGAGAGCGATCATGGGCACAATCAGGGAGTTGAAAGGCAAAAGCGATGAGGAACTGCAACGCGTTGCACGGGAAATCGAAGCACCATTTGAGCTCGTGAAAGAGACGATGAAAATGCAGCGACTGCCGGTCGTCAACTTTGCAGCTGGCGGAATTGCCACACCTGCAGATGCGGCTTTAATGATGAAATTGGGAGCGGACGGAGTTTTTGTGGGCTCGGGTATTTTCAAGGCAGAATGCCAGGAGAAAATGGCCAGGGCAATCGTGGATGCGGTGAGCAATTATGACCGTCCTGAGGTACTCGCAGAGATTTCTAAAGGACTGGGCAGTGCAATGAAGGGGATTGACACTCACACCCTGCCCGAAGGCGAAGTCCTTCAGACGCGCGGTTGGTAA
- the pdxT gene encoding pyridoxal 5'-phosphate synthase glutaminase subunit PdxT codes for MKIGIIALQGDIEEHIKAMELALSERSGEVVAIKHSGIVPSCDAIVMPGGESTTMNLLMEQEGIASEIKIAAKQGTPILGTCAGLILLSKLGLMGIRVTRNTFGHQRDSFEFPLKIGAIGDEPFNAVFIRAPIITKVEKNVEILATYDGCIVAAKQDKLLALAFHPELTRDMRLHHFFLDMI; via the coding sequence ATTAAAATCGGAATCATCGCACTACAGGGAGATATCGAAGAACATATAAAGGCCATGGAGCTGGCGCTATCCGAGCGCAGTGGCGAGGTTGTCGCCATTAAACACAGCGGAATCGTCCCCTCATGTGATGCCATCGTCATGCCTGGTGGTGAGAGTACGACCATGAATCTGCTGATGGAGCAGGAGGGCATCGCCTCTGAAATAAAGATTGCTGCAAAACAGGGCACGCCGATTCTCGGTACTTGTGCAGGCCTTATCCTGCTGTCAAAACTGGGGCTCATGGGCATTCGCGTGACGAGAAATACGTTTGGCCATCAGAGGGATTCGTTTGAGTTTCCGCTGAAGATCGGCGCCATAGGCGACGAGCCGTTCAATGCCGTGTTTATCAGAGCGCCAATCATCACAAAGGTTGAAAAGAACGTCGAGATACTTGCGACGTATGATGGATGCATCGTTGCAGCGAAACAGGATAAACTATTGGCACTCGCGTTCCATCCAGAATTGACTCGAGATATGAGATTACATCACTTCTTTCTGGACATGATATGA
- a CDS encoding HesA/MoeB/ThiF family protein, whose protein sequence is MTLTDNDMERYSRQILLDNIGRGGQEKLKNATVGLLGAGGLGTTASLYIVAAGVGKLIIADCDVPDLSNLNRQMLHWEKDIGRTNKAESFAEKLSSQNSDIEIETITERITNQNISMFDDVDVMVDCLDNFSTRYLLNEFCVKNRKPLIHAAVEGFYGQLTTIIPSKTPCLNCIFSGMADKKIFPIIGVTAGLFGILEANETIKLITGAGEVLAGKLLSYDLLSYNFDIIEIKKSEKCEVCADVRHIMSRKK, encoded by the coding sequence ATGACACTTACAGATAATGACATGGAAAGGTATAGTAGGCAAATCCTGCTGGACAACATTGGTAGAGGCGGGCAGGAAAAACTGAAGAATGCCACGGTTGGACTCCTTGGTGCAGGCGGTCTTGGAACTACAGCATCCTTATATATAGTAGCCGCCGGCGTAGGAAAGCTGATTATAGCAGATTGTGATGTTCCTGATTTGAGTAATTTGAATCGACAAATGCTCCACTGGGAAAAAGATATTGGCAGAACTAACAAAGCAGAGTCCTTTGCCGAAAAGTTATCGTCACAGAATTCCGACATTGAAATAGAGACCATAACTGAGAGGATAACGAATCAAAACATATCGATGTTCGATGATGTCGATGTCATGGTGGACTGTCTGGACAACTTCAGCACGAGATACCTTCTAAATGAATTCTGCGTGAAAAATCGAAAACCACTCATACATGCGGCAGTGGAGGGCTTTTATGGACAACTAACGACGATTATTCCATCGAAGACTCCGTGCCTGAACTGCATATTCTCCGGCATGGCAGATAAAAAAATATTTCCGATAATCGGCGTCACAGCAGGATTGTTTGGCATTTTAGAGGCAAACGAGACCATAAAGCTCATCACAGGTGCGGGTGAAGTGCTGGCAGGAAAATTGCTTTCCTATGACCTTTTATCCTACAACTTCGACATCATTGAAATCAAAAAGAGCGAAAAATGCGAAGTCTGTGCTGATGTGCGTCATATCATGTCCAGAAAGAAGTGA
- a CDS encoding MoaD/ThiS family protein, with amino-acid sequence MVKVKFFATFREATNEKEVEMEAHDIAELLRKLVDKYGKKFEKLIFEDVEVSRRLQLRQISDLAHVELHDYVKILVNGKSIELLDKLKTRLDDNDTVAIFPPVGGG; translated from the coding sequence ATGGTCAAAGTAAAGTTTTTTGCGACGTTCAGGGAAGCGACAAATGAAAAAGAGGTGGAGATGGAGGCACATGACATAGCGGAGCTTTTGCGCAAGCTCGTGGACAAGTACGGTAAAAAATTTGAGAAACTCATTTTTGAGGATGTTGAAGTCTCTCGGAGACTGCAACTCCGTCAGATCTCTGATCTGGCGCACGTTGAACTCCATGATTATGTCAAAATCTTGGTCAATGGAAAAAGTATAGAACTCCTCGATAAGCTAAAGACCCGACTGGACGACAACGATACGGTCGCCATATTTCCGCCGGTTGGAGGAGGATGA
- a CDS encoding DNA-binding protein: MQDDEFPKGFAPRHAQISEDTEHSISRRSGSLRQREVAKRIFAKEYRESNLTFKESDDQYAPLYLLTPTGAKCNRVFVVGTLTEKEDIGAGVEFWRARVADPTGVFTVYAGQYQPEASQALGEIEPPQFVAVAGKVNVYDPGDGKITSIRPESISVVDAETRDVWIMETARHTLERLSSLTRSEDPDVKKAVEHYSPDRRHYKQMVLMALMSMTDEPTEEENSDKGGFDVIDMSQI; encoded by the coding sequence ATGCAGGATGATGAATTTCCGAAGGGATTCGCACCGCGGCATGCTCAAATCTCTGAGGACACGGAACACTCCATAAGTCGAAGGTCTGGAAGTTTACGACAAAGAGAAGTAGCCAAGCGGATTTTCGCCAAGGAATACAGAGAATCCAATCTGACATTCAAGGAGAGTGATGATCAATATGCGCCGCTCTATTTATTGACTCCAACTGGCGCGAAATGCAATAGGGTGTTCGTCGTGGGCACGCTGACCGAGAAAGAGGACATAGGGGCTGGTGTAGAATTTTGGCGCGCGCGCGTTGCAGACCCTACTGGCGTCTTCACAGTATATGCCGGACAGTATCAACCAGAAGCTTCCCAGGCGCTCGGAGAAATCGAGCCGCCGCAATTCGTGGCGGTTGCGGGAAAGGTCAACGTATATGATCCCGGCGATGGTAAAATTACTTCCATCCGCCCCGAGTCCATATCCGTGGTCGATGCCGAGACCAGAGACGTGTGGATTATGGAGACTGCCAGGCATACATTGGAACGCCTATCCTCACTGACACGTTCTGAAGATCCCGACGTTAAAAAAGCGGTAGAACACTATTCGCCTGACAGACGGCATTACAAGCAAATGGTGCTGATGGCACTTATGTCCATGACCGACGAACCAACCGAAGAGGAGAATTCCGACAAGGGCGGATTTGATGTGATCGATATGAGCCAGATATAG